Genomic DNA from uncultured Ilyobacter sp.:
CCCTAGCTTCCCCAAAGAGGTTCATCTGCTGTATATCATCTTCTTTCATTACCTTGGTTGCATAATTTAAGGCCTTTTCCATACTTTCGTATTTCTGCCTTCGGTTACCGGGTATGGAATCAAGGGCCCCTGAAAGTATGAGGGCTTCAAGCGCTTTTTTATTTACACCCTCTTTTTTGCCTCTTGTTACAAAATTTTCAAAGGTTGTATAATCCCCGTTTCTAGCGTGTTCAGCCTTTATTCTTTCTATAAGGGTTTCACCTACATTTTTTATGGCAGACATCCCAAATCTTACTAGATCGCCGTCAACTATAAATCTGCTGCTTATTCTGTTTATATTTGGAAGAGCCACTTTTATACCGTGTTCCTTGGCATCTTCCACATAAACAGCCAGTTTTTCTATATTATTCCTTTCAGAAGTCATCAAGGCTGCATAATAGTGTTTCGGGTAACATCCTTTAAAATAAGCTGTCCAATAGGCCACAAGAGCATAGGCGGCCGAATGGGATTTGTTGAATCCATAGCCTGCAAATTTATCGATGAGGTTAAAAATCTCAGTGGCTTTTTCCTCTGAATAACCTTTTTTAATAGCCCTCTCCACAAATTTATTTCGATTTTCTTCCATTATAGCCATGTTTTTCTTACCCATGGCCCGTCGTAGTAGGTCCGCTTCTCCTAGTGTATAATCAGCCATTATGTTGGCTATTTTCATTACCTGTTCCTGGTAAAGTATCACTCCGTAGGTCTCTTTCAGTACATCTTCAAGGGACTGGTGAGGGTATCTTATTGCAGCCCTTCCGTTTTTCACCTCTATAAAGTCATCTACCATCCCTGAACCTAGAGGCCCCGGCCTGTAGAGGGCAAGTACCGCAATTATATCTTCAAATCTGTCCGGTTTCAGCTTCATAAGAAGTTTTCTTATGCCGCGGGATTCTAGCTGAAACACCCCTAATGTATCGCCTTTCTGAAGAAGTCTATATACTTCTAAACTGTCTAGCGGTATTTTATTTAGATCTATCTCCTCATTGGTATCTTCCCTTATATAGTCCACAGTTCTCTGAAGTATGGTGAGATTTCTAAGACCTAAAAAATCCATTTTCAGCAGACCTAGCTCTTCTAACTCCTTCATCTGGTACTGAGTGGACACAATCTTGGTTTTTGTGTCGCTGTATAGGGGGACATCATCTGTAAGGGGATCTTTTGTTATTACAACCCCTGCTGCATGTATAGAGGCGTGCCTTACCGTATTTTCAAGCCTTTTAGAATATTCTATTAACTCTTGTGACTCACTGTCCGTCTCATATACCGCTCTTAGCTCTTCTACCTCTTTGAGAGCTCGATCAAGACTAAAAAATGCAGGGATGAGTTTGGCTATTTTGTCTACCTTGAATAAGGGAACATTCATTACCCTTCCAACGTCTCTTATTGCGGCTCTAGCTTTCATAGTTCCAAAGGTTATTATCTGGGCGACCCTGTCTTTTCCATATTTTTCTCCCACATAATCTATGACCTCTTGCCTTCTTTCCTGACATATATCTATATCTATATCTGGCATGGATATTCTTTCAGGATTAAGAAATCTTTCGAAAATAAGGTTATATTTCATCGGATCAAGCTCTGTTATTCCAAGGGCATAAGCTACCATACTTCCAGCAGCAGATCCTCTTCCTGGACCCACTGGTATCCTGTTCTTCTTTGCGTAATCAATAAAATCCCACACTACTACAAAGTAGCCTGCATAATCCATCTTATTTATGACATCTAGCTCATATTCGACTCTTTCTATAACTTCTCTTTCCAGATCATTTTCATATCTTTTCTTCAATCCCTGGTAGACCAATTTCCTCAAAAATTCCCCTATACTGTCCACACAGGTTGGAATCTTGTACTCTGGAAATTTAAATACCCCAAACTCTAGCTCTAGGTTACACCTATCAGCTATCTCCACCGTATTGTCTACAGCTTTCTCATACTTCCCCAACTCTTCTAACATCTGTTCCCTGTTTTTTAGAAAAAGCTGGTCTGTCTCTATTTTCATTCGTTTTTCATCTGAAATTTTACTTCCTGTCTGGACACATATGAGAATATCC
This window encodes:
- a CDS encoding DNA polymerase III subunit alpha; protein product: MKNNFVHLHLHTEYSLLDGVGKIDEYLDRAKALGMRAMAITDHGNMFGAVEFYKKALSKGIKPIVGMEAYLSEFSMGEKNGRNFHLILLAKNEVGYKNLMKLSSEAYLKGFYYRPRIDKEILAKYSEGIIALSACMQGELSRRILDGESEENLDKAVNEYIEIFGRDDFYVELQSNGIKEQEKLNDDLYTLAKKHDLKVVATNDTHYVYYGDHTLQDILICVQTGSKISDEKRMKIETDQLFLKNREQMLEELGKYEKAVDNTVEIADRCNLELEFGVFKFPEYKIPTCVDSIGEFLRKLVYQGLKKRYENDLEREVIERVEYELDVINKMDYAGYFVVVWDFIDYAKKNRIPVGPGRGSAAGSMVAYALGITELDPMKYNLIFERFLNPERISMPDIDIDICQERRQEVIDYVGEKYGKDRVAQIITFGTMKARAAIRDVGRVMNVPLFKVDKIAKLIPAFFSLDRALKEVEELRAVYETDSESQELIEYSKRLENTVRHASIHAAGVVITKDPLTDDVPLYSDTKTKIVSTQYQMKELEELGLLKMDFLGLRNLTILQRTVDYIREDTNEEIDLNKIPLDSLEVYRLLQKGDTLGVFQLESRGIRKLLMKLKPDRFEDIIAVLALYRPGPLGSGMVDDFIEVKNGRAAIRYPHQSLEDVLKETYGVILYQEQVMKIANIMADYTLGEADLLRRAMGKKNMAIMEENRNKFVERAIKKGYSEEKATEIFNLIDKFAGYGFNKSHSAAYALVAYWTAYFKGCYPKHYYAALMTSERNNIEKLAVYVEDAKEHGIKVALPNINRISSRFIVDGDLVRFGMSAIKNVGETLIERIKAEHARNGDYTTFENFVTRGKKEGVNKKALEALILSGALDSIPGNRRQKYESMEKALNYATKVMKEDDIQQMNLFGEARATIEKFQMPSVEEYKMENLLTGEKEFLGFYFTGHPLDKYRQMLKAYRLTEIKDIVSDMPVHIKTYGMVRNLKKVITKKSGQVMGVFDLEDYYGRIGAVAFPRDYQKMGHYLLDGAPLYVEGVVQTDHFGGHEEKKIIIREVRPLDEIGEMPRFKVYILIDQEDKPKLPALKEIISRHQGDHRIYLALREKDEKKTVELDKNYRVTPSKYFISEVVELLGIENIVIK